The window GTCACGCGCGGCAATAACAACAGCCTGACGGTCTCGATCGGCAGCGGCCAGCCGCTGGTGGTGGGCAACAAAGCCTTCCAGCTGGCGGCCACCACCTCGCCGACCGATCTGAGCCGGGTCCAGGTCGGCCTGGTGACCGGCAGCAAAGTGACTGTGCTGGCCGACAGCGCGCTCTCGGGTGGCGAACTGGGCGGCCTGATGGAATTTCGTTCCGGCACCCTCGACCGTACCCAGAATTCTCTCGGCCGCGTAGCCATCGGCCTGGCGCAGACGTTTAACGCGCAGCACCGCCTCGGTATCGATGGGGCCGGCAATCCGGGCGGCGACTTCTTCAAGGTCGGCGTGCCCGTGGTCGGGCGCAATATCAACAATGCGGTCGGCAGCACCACCGATGTGCAGGCGGCCATCGTCGACCCCACCGCGCTGACCCAGAGCGATTACAAGGTCAGCTACGACGGCACCAATTACATGGTGACCCGCCTGTCGGATAACAAACCGTTCCCGGTCACCCCGTTCCCGCAGACCGGCCCCCAGACCATCGATGGCGTTGCCTTCACCGTCACCGGCAGCGCGGCGGCGGGCGACAGCTTCCTGGTGCGCCCGACCATCAACGGCGCCTCGGACTTTGCGATGATGGTCAACGAGCGCAACTCGATTGCCGCGGCAGCCCCGATCAGCACCAGCCTGCCGCTCAGCAACAAGGGTACGGCCACCATCAGCGAAGGCAATGTCGACGCGTCCTACCTGACACCCGGCAATGCGCTGACGGCGCCGGTCAACCTGACCGTGGGCGGCGCCCCGGCCGGCCTGTCGGGTTTCCCTGCGACCCAGGCCGTGACCGTCACCACGAATGGCGTGGCCACGACTTATCCGGCCGGCACCCCCTCGATTCCCTTCACGGCGGGCGCCAACTACAACTTTGGCGGCGTCAACCTGAAGTTTGCCGGCACCCCGGTCGCAGGCGACACCTTCACGGTCAGCCCGAATACGAATGGCACGGCCGACAACCGCAACGCGCGCCTGCTGGGCAACCTGCAGACCAAGCCGATCCTGGATGGCGGCAAGGCCACCTACCAGTCGGCCTACGCCGAGCTGGTCAGCTTTGTCGGCAACAAGACGCGCGAAGTGCAGGTCAACGGCCAGGCCGGCGATACCCTGCTCAAGCAGGTCACGGCGGCCCAGCAGGATGTCTCGGGCGTGAACCTGGATGAAGAAGCGACCAACCTGCTCAAGTACCAGCAAGCCTACCAGGCGGCCGGCAAGGTGATGCAGATGGCCAGTACCTTGTTCGATACGGTTCTGTCGATCAGTCGTTAATTAATGTCAATGTAATTGAGCAGTTCAGTCGAGGGAAACAGCATGCGCATCAGCACAAACACCATCTACGCCAACGGCATCGGACAGCTCGGCAGTTTGCAGAGCCAGCTGGCCAAGACCCAGATGCAGCTGTCGACCAACCGCCGCCTCGTGACGGCCGCCGACGATCCGGTCGCGGCCGCGCGCGTGCTCGAACTGACCCAGTCGGCCTCGGTCAACGAGCAGTTCAAGATCAACCGCCAGAACGCCAACAGCTCGCTGGGGCAGGTCGAAGGCGCGCTCACCAGCGCCACCACCCTGATGCAGGAAATCCAGCGCCTCTCGGTGTACGCCGGCAATGGCTCGCTGACGCCGCCCGACCGCGAAGCGATCGCGATCGATCTCGAATCGCGCATGCAGGATTTGCTGGCCGTGGCCAACACCGAAGATGGTGTGGGCGGCTACCTGTTTGCCGGCCACCGCGCCAACACCCAGCCGTTCACCCAGACCGCCGGCGGCGCCCAGTACAACGGCGACCAGGGCCAGCGCCAGTTGCAGGTCGGCTCGTCGCGCACGATGCCGGTCAGCGAAACCGGCAATGTCATCTTTGAGCGCAACATGACCGGCAACGGCGACTTCCAGACGCGCGCCGCGCCCGGCAACACCGGTTCGGGCCTGGTTTCGCCGGGCACGGTGACCGACAAGGCGGCCCTGACCGGCCACAATTACAGCGTGACCTTCGCGGTGACGGCGACCACGCCGCCGGTGACGACCTACATGGTGACCGACACCACCACCAACGAATCGATTCCGCGCCCGCCGGCGGTGGCCACGCCGCAGCCGTACAAGACCGGGCAGCAGATCGCGTTCGACGGCATGGCGCTTGATGTCAAGGGCGAACCTGCCAACGGCGACAAGTTCACCACCGAGCCGAGCGTGAATCAGTCGGTGTTTACCACGATCACCGATCTGGTGGCGGCGCTACGCCAGCCGACCATCGGCGCCGGCGGCAAGGCCCAGCTGGCCAACAGCCTGACCGTGGCCAATGCCAACCTCGGTTCCTCGCTCGACAACATCCTGTCGGTGCGCGCCTCGTTCGGCTCGCGCATGCAGGAACTCGATTACCTCGACAGCGCCGGCTCGGACCGCGACATCCAGTACCAGACCGCCATGTCGAACCTGCAGGATTTGGACATGGTCAAGGCCCTGTCGCAGTTCGCGCAGCAGCAGACCTCGCTTGAAGCGGCGCAGAAATCGTTCAAGATCATGTCGGGTTTATCGCTGTTTAATTACATCGGCTAGTGTCTGCTGAAGATGCGTCGGCTGCCCGTCGGTCCCGGTGGGCTTGTTCACCGGCTGTAGCCGGATGACATCCGCGGAAACCCGCATTGGAGGGGCGCAGGAGGTCGTCCAGCCAGCTGGCCGGCACATCGCCCGGCAAGGGCAATGTCCAGCCGCGCTCGTTACCGGGCTGGTTCCTTCCCTGCACGACTTAGAGCGCCTAACGAAACCTCTCGACGTACCTCCAGCAGATAAGTGAGCAGGCAATCGAAAGAAAGGATTGGTGGATGTCGGCTCGTCGTTCATAACGGATGCGCAGTGTGCGAAAACGGTGTAGCCACCCGAGGTGCGTTCAACGACCCAACACCATCGGCCAAGCCTTTCGCGTAACTAGACGCCGTAGCGTGCGATCCGTGCTGAGACTCCTCGCCGGCGCAGCCAGGCCCGCTGTGCTTGAAGCGACTGTAGAGCAAAAGCTTCCCAAGCCCCACCACATCAAAGACGACCTCTGTTCATGCGCGTCTTCGCCGCGTGAAAATCCAAATCTCGAAATAACCACTTAAACCAAGGGGTTCGTCGCCATCACATTTTCAACCCCACCTTGGTGTGAAAAAGCTGCCGATGTATCCGTTAAAGCTGATGTGAAGTTCAGAGTATGATTCGCGTTCGCGCGCTTTCGTTCCAGACGGTGGCATCCGAGCCCCGCGCCGGCGCAGTTTTGTAGCGGCAGCAGGGAATGGGCATCGAACAGATTCACGGCGACAGCAAGCTGGCCGGACGCCAAAGCGGTGCTTTATCAGTCGCTTCTAGCGCCGCCCAAGCGACCATCTGCTGGCAAATTGTTCCCTGGATCGTCTTTGCAGCGTCGTCTACCGGCGTCCTACTCATCACTTTTCTTTCCAGCGCTCGGCGACGGCTTGCTGGGCGGTGTGCAGGCGTTCGTGCAGTCCGGCGGCGCCGCTGTCGAGAAGACCGTCAAGTTCAGGGCGCGGAGATTCCCTGGCCGCCATCGTCGCGGAGCTTCTGGAAAACGAGGTTCCGGACTTCATCGACGACGACGCGCAATCCGGTGATTTCGCCCTTCTTCCCACGGACGAAGGTGATCCCGCCCATGAATCGCTTGTCCCCGGCAAACTTGTCAGGACCAATCGAACTGAAGGTCACAATGCCGCCCGAGCGATTATCGGCAACAAGCGTTCCGCTGCTGGCATCCAGTACAAAGGAGGCATTCAGGTCCTTGTTGTAGAAGGTCCCGGCGAAGCGCCCCAGTTCATCTTTCGTGTAAGTGACAGGCGTGTATTGTTCGAATACGATCGGATCACTGCCACTCATGGTGTAGTGCACGGATTTAGACTTCTTGTTACCCATGAAGCGGACGAAAAAGCTATCGTCACCGTCAATCTTCATCTGGAAGCTGGAGTCGTCCAGTGGAATCAGTACGCGCCCCTCTGTCTCTCCTGGCCGGGTGTAGTGCAAGACCTTGTCCTTGACTTCCACGCGTGCCGACCTGCCTCTGGTGGCGTCCCAATATGTTCCCTCCAGCAGTTGTAGTTGCTGTGGCGGCACATCGACGGCCTTGATTTTCGCGTAGTCGATGTTCGGCGGTTCAGGGAAGCGATCGCTTAACAGGATATTGGCGATCTGCATCCCCACATAACCGCTATAGGTCAGGCCGGAGCTCAATACCACCACGGCAAGGTCATTCCCGGGGAAGTGGAAGACTGAACTGGCGTAGCCGCCAAAGCTGGCGATCCGGTAGACCTTGGGAAGACCTCTTTCCTGCCCCGCGTGCTGTTGCCCGAAGGTGGTAATGCCGGAAACGTCTTTGATGAGCGAGCCATTATCGAGCCGGATTGGCATGCCCAGTTTATTGACCAGCGACTGCTTGCCAGGTGGCGGCGATGCGATCCAGGCGCGCCAGATGGACATATCCCTGATCGAGGAATACAGGTTGACCGGGCCTGCGACATTGACAGGGCCATCGTCACGCTGCAGGACGCCGCTGCCATCGAGGCGATAGGGAACAGCCGTGTTCTGCAGCGGGCGCCCGCTCCCGTAGACGAATATGGTGTTTGACATGCCCAGCGGAACAAAGATCTGGCTTTTGCAGAATGCGTCAAACGCTTGCCCGGATGCCACCTCGACAATCCGCGCCAGCAGGATGAGCCGGGTGTCGCCGCCAGGCGAAAACGCTTCACCCGGATTGAAATTGGTTTGTTTCTGGCTTTGCAGCAGTTGCACGATGTCCTTGTACTGCGCCGGTTCGCCGGCGCCCCATCCCGCCAGCGATTGGAGGGTCTTATACCCATACAGGCCATCGGTGGAACTCAGCAGATGCTTGATCGTGATCTTCCTGCCCAAGGCTGGCAGTCCCGGCAGGTATTGCCGAATGTCGTCATCCAGTGTGACCTTCCCTTGTTCTTCCATCATGAAGACCGCATGGGCAATGAATTCCCATGCCAGTGAATCGACCTGGAATTTGGTATCGACGGTGGCAGGGGCTTTGGATTCGAGGTCGACGCTCCCGAGCGCCCTCTCCAGTATCGGTTTGCCGCCCCTGATGACGGTGATCGCCAGTGCGGGTTTATCGGGTGAAGCGAAATTGCTGAGGATGCGTTCAACGGCCTGGGTCGTGGCCGGATCAAGCGCATTGCTAGCCTTGGCCGCAAGGGTGAACAAGGCCAGGTAGGCGAGGACGACAATCTTCGACGTGAGGTAGTGACGTTTCATCGTGGGTTCCTCGCCTCGATGGCCTTGATCACCTGCTCGGCGACGGCGGCGGTGGAGGAGGGGTCCTGCCCGGTGATGATGGTGTCGTCGACAACGTAAAAGCTGTCGCCCCATTTCTGGGAATAGACAAAGTTTCCGCCGTGCTTGCTGATTTCGTTGCCGATGGAAAATGGGAAAGTCTTGTAATAAGGCGCCTTGGTATCTTCAAAGATGTCGGGGAAGCCAGTCACTTTCCGGTTCGAGAAAATCGCCTTGCCGTTGCTGTTTTTGAGATGGACCAGGCCTGCAGTGCCATGGCAGACGGCGGAAATGATTCCGCCATTTTCATAGACTGTGACTGCAATATTCTGCAGCACGGGATTGTCAGCAACGCCGAACATGGCCGCACCGCCGCCGCTGTAATAAACGGCCTTGTAGTCAGCTGCACGAATTTGCTCGGGCTTCAGAGTGTTTTTCAGCAAGCTCATGAAGTCCGCGTTGTACAGGAATTCCTTCTGGATCTTGTTCGATGTTTCGATATAGCCCAGCGGAATGGCGCCACCGCTTGGACTGACAAAGTCCACCACATAACCGTGCTTTTTGAAGATGTCGTAGGCGACGACGATCTCGGCAAAATGATTTGCCGTATTCAGTTTTGTGTTGCCATATGTATGTTGGTTTGACGTGATGAACAGGATTTTTGATCCATGTTGAGGTGCGGCGAATCCCGGCCCGGACAGGCCAGGAAGGAGGGAGCCGCCAAGGATGGCGACCAAGAAACGATGTCGGTTCATAAGCTAACCCTAAATTGTGCAAAACGCATTAATCGAGAATATTGACGAGGCAGGCTGCCGCTTCGCCAGGTAGCAACTTAGGGCGTTTGCTGATACTTCGGGTCGTGAACCATGATTGTGGACTCCGGAATCATGATTTCGGAGCGCTCCGCAGGAGGGAACGGCTCAGCTTGGCTGCGATCGCGAGCCGACTGCGGTGCGATAGCTGGCCGGCGTCTGGCTGGTGATTTTCTTGAATGCCGCGAAGAAAGTGGAATTGGAATTGAACCCGCTGCGCTCGGCAACGAGGTCCATATTCAAATGAATTTCATTGACCAGCAGATGCTTGGCGTGCTGGATACGGTACTCGTTGACGTAGTGGTTAAAACTCTTATTAAGGCGTTCATTGATCACCTGGGAAACCGTGGTTGGCAAATTGCCGACTTTCTTCGCCAGTTGCGCCAGGCTGAGGTTTGGATTCAAGTACAACTGCTGCTCACCCATGACCTGGTTGAGTGCGGCCAGCAGCGCCTTGGCCTCTTCCTCACCGAGCTTGCTATTTTGATATCGATCCTTCCTGGCAGAGTCGGGCTTGGTATCGGCGCGCAGGATGAACGAGAGGATCGTCAGGTGGATTGAAAACGTGAACGACAGCGCGCCGACGATATACGATGTCAGTGGCGTGCTGAGATAGGCAACAAGAATCAGGAAGCTGCCAAAATAAACACTGAGTGGCAACAGAGCGCGGGCGCGCGCCGCCCTGAGCTCCCTGCCGGCGAGCAGCAGGTAGCAGAACCAATAGAGATGGATGCCCAGGATGGAATGGCGCCAGATGGATGGGTTGCTGGAAAACGGAAAAGCCAGGCCAAGGGCGATGAAAATTACTGGCAGCAAGAGATGCAAGTGCCAGCGGCGGCCGACAGCTTTTTCGGCCAAATCCGCGAGATGGCAATGCAGATACAGGTAGGTCAGCGGCCCGATGAGAAGGCAGGCCGACAAACCGATCTGGAGAAACTCGGCGGACATACCAGGATTGAAATAGTAAAAAGTCGATTTGCCGGTGCGGACACTGATCGCCAGCAATAATGCCCCCAGCATGCAGTTCGCTAGTCGATGTGTCCGGCGGGTGAACAGGTAAAGTGCCAGCAAGAAACCGTTGACGGCGCCAAGGGCACTGAAGAGAAAGAGAATTTGACTGGAGATCACGGGCATAGTGCTATTTGGCATTGGAATGCCAGCATCATGCCATTTTCGTGCTCAAGATGCGACCAATCAATGCGCAAGCACCACGTCAAACCTACTGCTCAAATTCTGCTTGTTGGGAACGAAGGCAGACCTATGGCAACGCCAAAAATTGAACACCCCTAAGGTCGGAGCGCCTAGCGCGGGCGCTTAACGTAGACGCGCGCACGATCAAGCGGAAGGCGGCTCTATTGAATGGCATTTGCCGCGAAGCCGCCGAACTGCTCAAGGATCATCAGTTCGCAACAGACCTCGCACGCGTTCTGCGGCAAATGAAACCGACCCGGCAGGTCGAATGCGTCGAACTGATGGTTTCCGCCAATACCAACACCGTTGCATATGCCGAGGCCATGCTGGTCGCCACGCCAGCGACGATGCTTGTTGATGGAAAAAATCGGCAAAGCTCACCGGATTGACGCAAGAGCAGATGGCTAGGATGGAACGTGAGATGAGCAATCTCCAGGGCCAGTATAAATCGGTCGAGCAGACACTACGGACAAGACGTACACAATCTTGTTCTCGCCAAAGGATACCTGACAAAACTGCTGGGAAATAAATCCGTGTCACGATTTCTAAAACAGCGTCAGCCAGAAGTGCTGGCCGAGTTTCCGGCAATAGTGCAAACGGTATCGTTGGATGGGTAACCCGTGGCGACGGTGAGCATCGAGCCCTGCCGCCGCGATCAGGTAGCAGGGTCAATCCCAATCCTCACCATCACCGAACTCCTTCGGCTTCACGCCCGTTTCGGACACGATGCACGGATAATCGATTTCTGGCTGCGACTTAGTTTCCTTGCCCCGCTTACTGATCTGAAAGCACCACGACGCGCCGACGTCGTAAAAATAGTACAGCATCTTGTGTTTCGGCAGCGGGAAGACTACGGATAGCTGTAGGTCCATTACGTGTGCATCGTCCTCGTCCCATTCACCGTCCGGCGTAAACCACGTCCTCTTGCCGCGTAGGCCATTTGCAAGATAGAACTCGTCGAGGTGATCGCCGTCGAAATCGACCATCTCCAGGATGCGCGATGCCAAGTCGCCCAGCGTCAACTCGACTGGTGCCTCGATCACGAACTGATATGGTGCTTTAAGATACCGGCCGCCGACGCACTCGATGGACAGGGTGAAAATTCCGCTCATAACCTTTTCTCTCCAGCTTAGAAAAACGATGCACATCACCAGCGCCCTTCATCCAAATTCGGACCGGTGGCGGGCATCTACGATGCTCCCGAGCGCCACCTTCACGCGTGGGACGAAGGTGTGCATGCCAAGCGCTGGTACCGGATTGTACGCAATGATCATCAATCCGGAATAGCCGTTATCCGTTGTGTACTAAACAGGGATCGTGTTTGTATTCAACCCGACATGGATGCGCCGGATCGCGCTGGATGAACGATAGGATTGTATAGATAGATTGCGTGCAGCAAGGCGGCGCGCTTGGTCATGACTATCGCGCGTTCCTGGACAGTCAAATGTTAGTTGGGTCTGGCAAGGGGCGCGGCCGGTACCGCCCCCGGCGCTGGTGCCGGCGTGGCCGCCATCCGCGGCACGCGTCGCGCCGTCTCGATGCCCTGGTTGAACAGTACCTGGAACGGATTGCCCAGGTAAGGCAGCACCATCACGATCACCAGCATGCCCACTCCCAGGGTGATCGGAAAACCAATCCCGAAGATGTTGAGCTGCGGCGCGGCGCGCGTGAGGATCCCGAGCGCCACCTGGGTAATGAGCAGGGCCGCCACGATCGGCAGCGACAAATGCAGCCCTGCGCTGAAAATCAGGCCGCCCCATTTCGCGATTTCCCATTCCGCCGAAGACGACATCGGCGTGGCCGAAATCGGCATCGTCACGAAACTTTCGGCCAGCGCTTCGAGCAGCACCAGATGCGCATTCACCGCCAAAAACGCCATGGTGGCAATCAGCGCCAGGAACTGGCTGACGGCCGAGGAGCGGCCCTTGGTGAGCGGATCGAAAAAGCTGGCAAAGCCCAGCCCCATGGTCAGGCTGCAGATTTCGCCGGCCATTTCGATGGCGGCAAACACCAGCCGGATGGAAAAACCCATCGCGATGCCGATCAGCATTTCCTGCACCAGAATGAGCAAACCGGCCATCGACATCGGATCGGCCGCGGGAATGGCGGGAATCGCCGGCGCGATGATGCTCGCCAGAAGTATGCCGAGCGAGATCTTGACCGACACGGGCACGCTGGCATTGCCGAACAGGGGAGCGGCCGTGATCAGGCCGAGGATGCGGGTCAGCGGCCACAACAGGCCGGCGATCCACGCGTTCATCTCGACGCTGGTCAGGGTAATCATGCGGGGGCGGCAGGCAAGGGCGGGGCGCGGATACGCCTAGCCGACCAGGCCGGGAATGCCGCTGAATACCTGACGCATGTAGTCGAGCATGACCGCCAGCATCCACGGTCCGGCCACGATCAGGGCGACGAAGATGCCGACCAGCTTGGGGATGAACGACAAGGTCGCTTCATTGATCTGGGTGGCGGCCTGGAAGATGCTGACGATCAGGCCGATGATCAGCGCCACCAGCAGCATGGGCGCGGCCACCATCAGAGTTACTTCCATGGCCATGCGGCCCATTGTCATCACGCTTTCGGGTGTCATGGCGGGCCCTTTCTAGTAAAAACTCTGCGCGAGCGAGCCGAGCAGCAACTGCCAGCCATCGACCAGCACGAACAGCATCAGCTTGAACGGCAGCGAAATGACGGCCGGCGACATCATCATCATCCCCATCGACATCAGCACCGACGCCACCACCATGTCGATGATAAGAAACGGAATGAAAATGGCAAAGCCGATCTGGAACGCGGTTTTCAGTTCGCTGGTGACAAAGGCGGGAATCAGGATGCGCAGCGGAATGTCTTCCGGCCCCTGCAGCGCGGCCGAGCGTGAAATCTTGACGAACATGGCCAGGTCGGCCTGGCGCGTCTGGCGGATCATGAAGGTTTTCAGAGGCGCCACCGCCTTGTCCACGGCTTCGCCCATCTGGATCTTGTTTTCCTGCAGCGGCTGGTATGCCTCCACATAAATCTTGTCGAACACCGGACCCATCACGAACAGGGTCAGGAACAGCGCCAGCCCGACCATGACCTGGTTGGGCGGGGCCGACTGGGTGCCGATCGCCTGGCGCAGCAGCGACAGCACGATGATGATGCGGGTAAAACTGGTCATCATCAGCAGCACCGCCGGCAGGAACGACAGCGCCGTCATCAAGAGCAGCGTCTGGACCGGCAGCGAGTACGCCGTGCCGCCGCCCGGGGCCGGCGTGCTGGTGAAGGTCGGGATGCCCGGCGCAGCGATTGCCAGAGCCGGCAGGCACAGCGCCAGCAGCGGCAGCCAGCGGCGCGCGCGGCTCAGGGGCGCAGAAGTAGGCGGCTTAGCGTCCATTGCGTTTGTCGATGGTCTGTTTCAGCCACTCGGCAAAGGTGCCCGATGCCGGGCCGTTGGCCAGCACCGCCGGGCCGCCGGGCGGCGTTTCCTGCTTCGGCATGGTGGCCAGTGCGTTGATGCGGCCGGGCGAGGCGCCCACCACGATCCACTGGTCGCCCACTTCGACCACGATGATGCGTTCGCGCCCGCCCAGGCTGAGCGCGCCGACGGTGCGCATCTGGGCCGCGCCGGCGGCGGCCTGGGGACCGTAGCGTTTCATGAACCAGACCATGGCGCCCAGCAAGGCCAGCACCAGGGTCAGGGCGAAAATGGTTTGCAGCAGATTGCCGGCCGATGGACCCGCCATCGGACCGGGCGCCGGCTGCACGGCGGCAGGGGCGGGCATGGTGGCTGCGGGGGCCGGCGTGGCAGCGGCAGGAGCGGTCACCGGGAGATTGGCCTGCGCTTCGGCGGCGGCAGGAACCGCTGCCGCCGGAGTGGATACGGACGGTGCAGGAACCGACGCCGCAGGGACAGAAGCAGCAGGAACGGCAGCGGCCGCCTGTGCGGCGGCCAGACCCGGCGCCAGGCTGCACGCCAGCGCCACGGCGGCAAGCAGGCGGGCCGTCATTTATTCAGTTTTCGAATCCGTTCGGACGGCGTGATGATGTCCGTCAGCCGAATACCGAATTTATCGTTCACCACCACCACCTCGCCCTGGGCGATCAGGCAGCCGTTGACCAGCACGTCCATCGGCTCGCCCGCCAGTCCGTCGAGCTCGACCACAGAACCCTGGGCCAGCTGCAGCAGGTTCTTGATGGCGATCTTGGTCCGCCCCAGCTCGACCGTGAGCTGGACCGGGATATCGAGGATGAAGTCGATGTCGTTCGGCGTGTCGGGCTTGGTGCCCTTGTTGGAGAAATCCTTGAACACGGCCGCGCTGGCGGCCTGGCTTTGCAGCGCGTCGGCTTCCGCCTTGGCCTGCTCGGCGATGGCCGCGCCCCAGTCGTCATCCATTGCATCATCTTCGAGATTATCGGCCATATTGCCCTCCTAAATTATTTGGTGTCCGCATTGGCGAGCAGTTTCTCGACCTTGAGCGCGTACTGTCCGTTGAGCACGCCGTAAGTACAATCCATCACCGGCACCCCGTCGACGGTGGCCTGGATCTGTTCGGGCACGTTGAGGGCGACGATGTCGCCCACCTTGAAATTGAGAATCTCGTCGAACGAGGCGCGCGCGGTGCCCAGCACGGCCACCAGTTCGACTTCGGCGATCTGGATCTGCTGGGTCATCAGGCGGATCCAGCGTTTGTCG of the Massilia violaceinigra genome contains:
- the fliO gene encoding flagellar biosynthetic protein FliO; this encodes MTARLLAAVALACSLAPGLAAAQAAAAVPAASVPAASVPAPSVSTPAAAVPAAAEAQANLPVTAPAAATPAPAATMPAPAAVQPAPGPMAGPSAGNLLQTIFALTLVLALLGAMVWFMKRYGPQAAAGAAQMRTVGALSLGGRERIIVVEVGDQWIVVGASPGRINALATMPKQETPPGGPAVLANGPASGTFAEWLKQTIDKRNGR
- the fliN gene encoding flagellar motor switch protein FliN, which translates into the protein MADNLEDDAMDDDWGAAIAEQAKAEADALQSQAASAAVFKDFSNKGTKPDTPNDIDFILDIPVQLTVELGRTKIAIKNLLQLAQGSVVELDGLAGEPMDVLVNGCLIAQGEVVVVNDKFGIRLTDIITPSERIRKLNK